A single Triticum dicoccoides isolate Atlit2015 ecotype Zavitan chromosome 2A, WEW_v2.0, whole genome shotgun sequence DNA region contains:
- the LOC119351828 gene encoding probable trehalose-phosphate phosphatase 1, translated as MPSSVPSNLMPSSVTSKRHPCSSASVTYISRRKLVEVVDGLLGVMTPTSTHIKPSVHSDSDGLSDEVSPYKAWLATCPSALTSFDRIIASAHGKKIALFLDYDGTLSPIVNDPEKAFMSPEMRVAVKNVAKFFPTAIVSGRSRDKVFEFVNLKELYYAGSHGMDIMLSSADSENKTEDDKEAKLFQPASEFLPMITEAYNSLVEATRSIKGANVENNKFCVSVHYRNVDKQDWNSVAQLVDDVLKSFPRLKLTTGRKVLEVRPVIDWDKGKAVEFLLQSLRLDDPGSVLPIYIGDDRTDEDAFKVLRERNCGYGIIVSQVPKETEAFYSLRAPSEVMEFLDSLVRWKEQQQPAHDQE; from the exons ATGCCATCTTCAGTACCCTCAAATCTCATGCCATCTTCAGTCACATCCAAGAGGCATCCCTGTTCTTCCGCGAGTGTGACATACATCAGCAGACGTAAACTTGTTGAAGTCGTCGATGGACTGCTCGGTGTGATGACACCAACGTCAACCCATATAAAGCCATCTGTGCATTCTGACTCTGATGGTCTGTCTGATGAAGTTTCTCCTTACAAAGCTTGGCTG GCAACATGCCCTTCTGCTTTAACTTCCTTCGACCGGATCATAGCAAGTGCGCACGGCAAGAAGATCGCCTTGTTTCTGGACTATGACGGCACGCTTTCGCCTATTGTCAATGATCCCGAGAAGGCTTTCATGTCCCCAGAG ATGCGTGTTGCTGTGAAGAATGTCGCAAAGTTCTTCCCTACAGCGATCGTCAGCGGGAGGTCCCGTGACAAG GTGTTCGAATTTGTAAACCTGAAAGAGCTCTACTACGCTGGAAGTCATGGTATGGACATAATGCTATCTTCTGCAGATTCTGAAAATAAAACAGAAGAT GACAAAGAAGCCAAACTTTTCCAGCCTGCAAGTGAGTTTTTACCCATGATCACTGAG GCTTACAACTCCCTAGTGGAGGCCACAAGATCAATCAAGGGTGCAAATGTTGAGAACAACAAGTTCTGTGTGTCTGTACATTACCGCAACGTCGACAAGCAG GACTGGAATTCGGTCGCGCAGCTTGTCGATGATGTGCTGAAGTCTTTTCCTCGTCTCAAACTAACAACCGGACGAAAG GTTTTAGAGGTTCGTCCAGTGATCGACTGGGATAAGGGGAAGGCAGTTGAGTTCCTGCTCCAGTCGCTCCGGCTAGATGACCCTGGAAGCGTTCTTCCTATCTACATCGGGGACGACCGAACTGACGAAGACGCGTTCAAG GTGCTTCGCGAGCGGAACTGTGGGTACGGAATTATAGTTTCACAGGTGCCCAAGGAGACTGAAGCCTTCTACTCGCTGAGAGCTCCATCTGAA GTGATGGAGTTCCTGGATTCCTTGGTGAGATGGAAGGAGCAACAGCAGCCAGCCCATGATCAAGAATGA